CCTGCTGTTTCTTCCGCCAGTCCAACACCAGACTGTCCGTTTTCAGCCGCGTCAGCAGGCTGCGCGCCACAGCCTTCACGGCCTCCCGGTCCTGATCGGACAGAGGCACATCAACAGCCGTGATCTGATCGAAGACCGCCAGTTCCTCCTCCGAGAGGTTCTCCCGCAGGGCCCGCTTGACCTCCTCGCTCAGGTCACGTCCCAGGCGCATCAGCTCCTGGAAGAACGCCTCGATGTTCGCGGACCCGGAGTTGTACTCCTGAATCATGGCTTCCAGACGCGCCGCGTAGTTCACGCGGGTCTTGTTCTGTCGGGTCAACCGCTGCACCTCGCCACTCAGGGCGGCGCGGAGCTTCTCGGCTTCCGTGCGCTTTCGGGAGGTGCTCTTGAACTTCTCCTGCAGTTTCTCGAAATCGACCTGACTGAGATCCATCCGTGCTGTTGTGTCGCGGATGACGTACCCGTACGCGGCCACAGAGGAGTCGAGCAGTTCCTCCACTTGGTGCATCACACCTTCGAGTTCCGGCTCGTCCTCGCTGTCCTCACTCAACCGGTCAGCCAGCACACGGTACAGCGCCCGCTCCGGCGCGTACGGCTGAGCCGCCGGATCAGGTAACGCTGCCTTGAACAGCCGGTTGATGGTGCGGGCCGTGTCTCTGAAGCGCTTACGAACGTCATCCCCGGCAAGCAGGGCGTCCGTGGCATCCCGAATCAACTCCAGCTTCGTTTCCCCGTGCGCCTGAATGATCGCCTGCGGGTCAATGCCAAGTGGGGTGACGATCAGCTCCGCTTCGCGGATGGCCGCTTCCAGCGCCGCCAGCAGTTCACGCTTGTCCCGTACGGGCGTGTCCTCGCCCTTCTCGCCACTCTGTCCCGTGCCGTAGATGGCCAGCGCCTTCTGAAGGTTACGGAACACCCCGACGTAATCCACGATCAGGCCACTGACCTTTTCCTCCCACACGCGGTTCGCACGCGCAATGGTCTGCATCAGCGTGTGGTTCCGCATGGGCTTGTCGAGGTAGATGGTGCTGACACTCGGCGCGTCAAATCCGGTCATCCACATGGCACAGACGAACACCAGCCGCAACGGATGGCCTGCATCCTTGAAGTTCCCTTCCAGGTCCTCCTTCACCATGCGCTGCCGGTGCGGGAGAATATCCAACCCCTTGTCCTTGAAGTCCGCAATCTCGTTCTGAGCCTGCGACACGACCACAGCCATGTCCGTCTCCCGAAGGAACTTCAGCCGGGCCAGCAGCGGATCCCTGGCCTCCCCAGTCGCCACAAGCAACTCGGCCTCAGCCGCCAGGATCGCCTCCTTCCAGTAACGCTGGACCTTGTCGTACATGCGCACAGCTGTCGCCTTGTCGAGACTGACCACCATGCCCTTCCCGAACTGCCCGCGCCCCAGGAAGTGCTGCACGAGATCCTGCGCAATCTTCTCCAGGCGATCATCACGGGTGATGAGCTGGTACTCGCGCGAGAATTCGCGCTCCACCTGCTTCTCTGCCACCTCGTCGACGCTCTCCCGGTCGAGCAGGTCTTCCATCTCCGCCTGCAACTGCTCGTTCGTCAGTTGCAGTTCCGGGATGCGGTTCTCGTAGTACAGCGGAACCGTCGCCCGGTCCTGCACCGCCTCGGAGAAGTTGTACACGGACACGTAATCACCGAAGACGTCCCGCGTTTTCTCTTCCCCCGCCATGAGGGGCGTGCCGGTGAACCCGATGAAGGCCGCGTGCGGCAGCGCCGCCCGCATGTTCCCCGCGAAGATGTCGTACTGGCTCCGGTGCGCCTCATCCGTCATGACGATCACGTCGTTTCTGGAGGACAACAGCGGGAACTGCTCCCCGGCAGGTACATGGAACTTCTGAATCAGCGTGAACAGGAACCGGTGATCCTGACGCAGCAGCTCCTTCAGATGAGCCCCACTGGAGGCCCGGACGTCCTCTTCCTTCTCCTGCACCGTCGCCGTGCGGGCGAACGTCCCGTAGATCTGCTTATCCAGCTCCTCACGGTCCGTGACCACCAGGAAGCTCCAGTTCCCCGGCACCTTCCGCAGGACCTTGCGCGCGAAGAACACCATGCTCAGGGACTTCCCGGACCCCTGCGTGTGCCAGAACACCCCCAGGCGCCCGCGATTCTCCCCAAGCTGCCCCAGCGCCTGGAGGGCGTTGTTGACCCCCAGCACCTGGTGGTTCTTCGCCAGGATCTTCGCCACACCGCCCTTGCCCTCTAGGAACACCGTGAAGTTCTCCACCAGATCCAGCAGGCGGCCAGGCTCGCACACACCGCGCAGCAGGGTTCCCAGCCCCACGCGCCGCGGCTCGTCTTCCCGCTCCACGCGCACCCACTCCGCGAAGTGCTCCCAGCCAGCCGTCATGCTTCCCACCACAGCGTCAGTTCCGTTCGAGAGAACCTGCACGGCGTTCGCCTGGAACAGGTGCGGGATGGTGTCCCGGTAATCGCGCAGGTTGTCCCGGAACGCGTTGCGCAGGCGTCGGTGCGTGGACTTCAACTCCACGAACACCAGCGGAAGCCCGTTGACGAACCCCACCACGTCCGGCCGGCGCGTGTACAGGTCACTCTTGACGGTCAGCTGCTGCACGGCCAGGAAGGAGTTCTGGTCCGGCTGTTCCCAGTCAATGACCCGAACCCGCTCGTTCTTCTCGCCGCCGCTCTCATCGTCCGGCACCAGGACCGGCACACCCGCCAGCATCAGGGCGTGCAGCTCCTGGTTGGCTGCCACGGCTGACAGCGCAGACCGGTCTGCCGTCAGCACTTCCAGCGCCTGGTCAATGCCGGATTTCGGCACGCCAGGGTTCAGGCGGGTCAGAGCCTCACGCAGAGGCTTTGCCAGGATCACATCACGGAAACTGTCGCGCCCCAGCGTGCCGGAGCTTCCCATGACCTCATGGGTGGCATCCAGCGTCTGCCAGCCCAGGCTCCGCAGGATGACCATGCAGGTTTGCTCGACCAGCCGGGCCTCGCTGAACTCACGCACGGAGGGCCTCGTACGCCTGCCGCGCCAGCTCCAGGACCGTCTCTACCTCCTCCAACCGAACGACCGTCGCCTCGAAGTGTCCCGGCGTGAAGCCGGCCGT
The sequence above is a segment of the Deinococcus depolymerans genome. Coding sequences within it:
- a CDS encoding type I restriction endonuclease subunit R, translating into MREFSEARLVEQTCMVILRSLGWQTLDATHEVMGSSGTLGRDSFRDVILAKPLREALTRLNPGVPKSGIDQALEVLTADRSALSAVAANQELHALMLAGVPVLVPDDESGGEKNERVRVIDWEQPDQNSFLAVQQLTVKSDLYTRRPDVVGFVNGLPLVFVELKSTHRRLRNAFRDNLRDYRDTIPHLFQANAVQVLSNGTDAVVGSMTAGWEHFAEWVRVEREDEPRRVGLGTLLRGVCEPGRLLDLVENFTVFLEGKGGVAKILAKNHQVLGVNNALQALGQLGENRGRLGVFWHTQGSGKSLSMVFFARKVLRKVPGNWSFLVVTDREELDKQIYGTFARTATVQEKEEDVRASSGAHLKELLRQDHRFLFTLIQKFHVPAGEQFPLLSSRNDVIVMTDEAHRSQYDIFAGNMRAALPHAAFIGFTGTPLMAGEEKTRDVFGDYVSVYNFSEAVQDRATVPLYYENRIPELQLTNEQLQAEMEDLLDRESVDEVAEKQVEREFSREYQLITRDDRLEKIAQDLVQHFLGRGQFGKGMVVSLDKATAVRMYDKVQRYWKEAILAAEAELLVATGEARDPLLARLKFLRETDMAVVVSQAQNEIADFKDKGLDILPHRQRMVKEDLEGNFKDAGHPLRLVFVCAMWMTGFDAPSVSTIYLDKPMRNHTLMQTIARANRVWEEKVSGLIVDYVGVFRNLQKALAIYGTGQSGEKGEDTPVRDKRELLAALEAAIREAELIVTPLGIDPQAIIQAHGETKLELIRDATDALLAGDDVRKRFRDTARTINRLFKAALPDPAAQPYAPERALYRVLADRLSEDSEDEPELEGVMHQVEELLDSSVAAYGYVIRDTTARMDLSQVDFEKLQEKFKSTSRKRTEAEKLRAALSGEVQRLTRQNKTRVNYAARLEAMIQEYNSGSANIEAFFQELMRLGRDLSEEVKRALRENLSEEELAVFDQITAVDVPLSDQDREAVKAVARSLLTRLKTDSLVLDWRKKQQARAMVRQAIRRELDALPEHYGKVEFDAAVTAIYAHVYEAYRSGTEHIYA